From the genome of Populus alba chromosome 10, ASM523922v2, whole genome shotgun sequence, one region includes:
- the LOC118045629 gene encoding gibberellin 2-beta-dioxygenase 2 produces MVVASPTQIHGEKLLAIELPVIDLSGERSMVSNLIVKACEEYGFFKVKNHGVPHDIIARMENESSNFFAKTFDEKQKAGLANSFGYGCKNIGFNGDTGEVEYLLFNTNPLSIAERSKTISNDPTEFSSAMIGYIEAVRELACELLDLMAEGLWVPDRSVFSRLIRDDDSDSIIRLNHYPPMPILCKDKDSSSPCNHNRVGFGEHSDPQILTILRSNDVGGLQISLNDGAWVPVTPDPSAFCVNVGDLLQAMTNGRFVSVRHKALTNSYKSRMSMAYFAAPPLNARIAVPPEMVTPIKPALYRPFSWAEFKKAAFALRLGDSRLGLFRMEEYEQVA; encoded by the exons ATGGTCGTGGCATCCCCAACTCAAATTCACGGGGAAAAACTCCTGGCCATCGAGCTTCCTGTAATAGATCTCTCAGGCGAGAGATCAATGGTGTCCAATCTCATTGTCAAAGCCTGTGAAGAATATGgttttttcaaggtaaaaaaccATGGCGTTCCTCATGATATCATTGCCAGAATGGAAAACGAAAGTTCCAACTTCTTTGCCAAAACATTCGATGAAAAGCAAAAGGCTGGGCTTGCTAATTCCTTTGGTTATGGCTGCAAAAACATTGGCTTTAATGGTGATACAGGAGAGGTTGAATATCTACTTTTTAATACCAATCCTCTCTCCATTGCTGAAAGATCCAAAACCATCTCCAATGACCCTACAGAATTCAG CTCTGCTATGATCGGCTACATAGAAGCAGTTAGGGAGCTGGCATGTGAGCTATTAGATCTGATGGCAGAGGGATTGTGGGTCCCAGATAGATCCGTGTTCAGTCGACTAATCAGAGATGATGACAGTGACTCAATCATCAGGTTAAATCACTACCCTCCCATGCCTATACTCTGCAAGGATAAGGACTCCTCATCACCCTGTAACCACAACAGGGTAGGGTTTGGAGAGCATTCTGACCCTCAGATCTTGACCATCTTAAGATCCAACGACGTGGGTGGCCTTCAGATTTCCCTGAATGATGGTGCCTGGGTTCCAGTAACACCTGACCCATCTGCCTTCTGTGTTAATGTGGGTGACTTGTTACAG GCAATGACAAATGGGAGATTTGTAAGTGTGAGGCACAAAGCCCTAACCAACTCATACAAGTCTAGAATGTCAATGGCCTATTTTGCTGCACCCCCACTTAATGCAAGGATCGCCGTTCCACCAGAAATGGTTACACCCATCAAGCCTGCCTTGTACAGGCCTTTCTCCTGGGCTGAATTCAAGAAAGCTGCTTTTGCTCTGCGACTTGGAGATAGCCGCCTCGGTCTATTCAGGATGGAAGAATATGAGCAAGTTGCCTGA